A section of the Primulina eburnea isolate SZY01 chromosome 1, ASM2296580v1, whole genome shotgun sequence genome encodes:
- the LOC140839299 gene encoding uncharacterized protein isoform X2 has translation MGENEGWSETGGPLPNGLLPGAGPIMMPLDTERWLKAEERTAELIACIQPNQLSEERRNAVADYVQRLIMKCFPCQVCTFGSVPLKTYLPDGDIDLTAFSQDQVLKDTWANQVRDMLENEEKNENAEFHVKEVQYIQAEVKIIKCLVENIVVDISFNQVGGLCTLCFLDEVDNLINQNHLFKRSIILIKAWCYYESRILGAHHGLISTYALETLVLYIFHVFNNSFHGPLEVLYRFLEFFSNFDWDSFCVSLWGPVAISSLPDVTAESPRKDSGELLLSKLFLDACSSVYAVVPGGQENNGQPFVSKHFNVVDPLRVNNNLGRSVSKGNSFRIRSAFAFGAKRLARLIECPKENLVYEVNQFFMNTWERHGSGHRPDAPGADSWRLKLSNPDGFRESKNVLSGKRINEKSFLETEMQGNVSGVSHENLKVSTSMVPTSEFSAASHTQSLKSQFNLNSIQGIGRDPAFDQAAINIKAQKDLKGNHLINDNQGRFLFARTRSSPELTDAYGDVSSQVRCSVQAETTNSRDPSVRLDKSNRRKNLGSESLERPKSRSSNDDTLSVRHVEPQPILDTTADSNSNSHSHNQDFGLDSMSEDFSSTPTVQMMQQEEQDIVNMMASASLQGFNGQVHLPLNLTSPHVPFQIPPSFLGSMGYTQRNIPGFAPTNFPFMDPSFANVQFAHGLVSPQMTPYFPGVELTLPSEDSVEQSVENFGSVEMNSREVNNDTWHDQGIGSSGNYEPESKNFETIQSDDKPPELSSGLKYIPPFRASGATRVQNKHARGKHGSVLENSDSFVNQDIRNNEVYAEERSASSRFSSATHSNSLRSRTSSESSWDGSSVKTPKSTKEKWGKKIFSTDQSASHGKGKNMSERIPNQAEDDDQEWGTLLNLESEIVERNTGSEQDTSLQIPRHHMSGLEVAQTSGSDSMMPFAPMLIGNGLRQGINDNSGLITFYPTGPPIPFLTMLPLYNIPPETGTSDASSGHFGGDDTLDPSESGQNSISEEFDHLEDFNSCSSLRGVTITGASDEQKSDILNSDFASHWQNLQVGRFCQNPRYHAPMVYPSPVMVPPVYLQGQFPCDNTGRTHSTNTNIFSQLMTSYGHHLVPIAPLHSVSSRPPYVYQRYMDDMPRYRSGTGTYLPNPLSVRERHSSSTRRGNYNHDRNDNYGDREGNWNANSKSRAATRSHNRSQPDKSNTRTGRLAPSESRAERSWNAYRHESIPSYQSQNGPSRSNPSQNGPQNLAYSMHPMSAASPNGVSNGPSVPPMVMLYPFDHNASYSSHVEPLEFGSLGPVAFSGINDPLQLNEGSRTGMDNRLNGGPEHRSSPDQPSSPHHYRCENFLRAISRVNSVWKNEN, from the exons ATGGGAGAAAATGAGGGATGGTCTGAGACAGGTGGGCCGTTACCGAATGGCCTTTTGCCTGGTGCAGGCCCAATAATGATGCCACTCGACACTGAACGGTGGCTGAAAGCAGAGGAGAGAACTGCTGAGCTCATTGCATGCATTCAGCCCAATCAACTGTCCGAGGAGCGCCGAAATGCTGTTGCTGATTACGTGCAGCGACTCATTATGAAGTGTTTCCCTTGCCAG GTCTGTACTTTTGGCTCTGTTCCTTTGAAGACTTATCTGCCTGATGGAGACATTGATTTGACTGCTTTTAGCCAGGATCAAGTTTTAAAAGATACATGGGCCAATCAGGTGCGTGATATGTTAGAGAATGAGGAGAAAAACGAAAATGCTGAGTTTCATGTGAAGGAGGTTCAATACATCCAAGCAGAA GTGAAGATAATTAAATGTCTTGTTGAAAATATTGTGGTGGATATATCTTTTAATCAAGTTGGTGGGTTATGTACACTGTGCTTTCTCGACGAG GTTGATAACCTGATTAATCAGAATCATCTGTTCAAGCGTAGTATCATATTGATCAAGGCCTGGTGCTATTATGAAAGCCGTATATTGGGTGCTCATCATGGACTTATATCTACTTATGCCCTGGAGACCTTAGTTCTTTACATTTTTCATGTGTTCAACAATTCTTTTCATGGACCTCTTGAG GTTCTTTATcgttttctggaattcttcagCAACTTTGACTGGGACAGTTTTTGTGTTAGCTTATGGGGGCCTGTAGCAATTAGTTCACTACCTGATGTAACTG CTGAATCTCCTCGAAAGGACAGTGGAGAATTGCTACTCAGCAAGTTATTTCTTGATGCTTGTAGCTCTGTTTATGCTGTAGTCCCTGGTGGCCAGGAAAATAATGGACAACCATTTGTTTCCAAACATTTTAATGTAGTTGATCCTTTGCGCGTGAACAACAATCTTGGGCGCAGTGTTAGTAAAG GTAACTCTTTTAGGATAAGAAGTGCATTTGCCTTTGGAGCTAAAAGACTGGCTAGACTAATTGAATGCCCGAAAGAGAACTTAGTTTATGAAGTAAATCAGTTCTTTATGAATACATGGGAAAGACATGGCAGTGGTCATCGGCCTGATGCGCCGGGGGCTGATTCATGGCGCTTGAAATTATCAAATCCAGATGGCTTTCGTGAGTCTAAGAATGTATTGAGTGGGAAAAGGATTAATGAAAAGTCTTTCCTTGAGACAGAGATGCAAGGAAATGTCAGTGGTGTTTCccatgaaaatttaaaagtttcGACCTCAATGGTACCAACAAGTGAGTTTTCTGCAGCTTCTCACACACAAAGCTTAAAAAGTCAATTCAATTTGAACAGCATACAAGGTATTGGGAGAGACCCAGCTTTTGATCAGGCTGCAATTAATATTAAAGCTCAAAAAGACCTGAAAGGCAATCATTTGATTAATGACAACCAGGGGCGGTTTCTTTTTGCAAGAACACGCTCTAGTCCTGAGCTGACTGATGCATATGGTGATGTCTCGTCTCAAGTGCGGTGCAGTGTACAAGCAGAAACTACCAATTCTCGTGACCCTTCTGTTAGGCTTGATAAGAGTAATAGGAGAAAGAATCTTGGATCTGAAAGTTTGGAGAGGCCTAAAAGTCGTTCTTCGAATGATGACACTCTGTCTGTGAGGCATGTTGAACCCCAGCCAATTCTGGATACTACAGCTGACTCCAACAGCAATTCACATAGTCACAACCAAGATTTTGGTCTAGATTCGATGAGCGAGGATTTTTCATCCACCCCCACTGTCCAGATGATGCAACAGGAAGAACAAGATATAGTGAACATGATGGCATCTGCTTCGCTTCAAGGTTTCAACGGCCAAGTTCATCTTCCATTAAATTTAACATCACCTCATGTACCTTTCCAAATTCCTCCATCCTTTCTTGGCTCAATGGGATACACTCAACGAAATATACCTGGATTTGCTCCTACCAATTTTCCTTTTATGGATCCATCTTTTGCAAATGTGCAATTTGCTCATGGATTAGTTTCACCCCAAATGACCCCTTATTTTCCTGGTGTTGAACTGACTTTACCTTCTGAAGATTCCGTTGAACAAAGCGTTGAAAATTTTGGTTCGGTAGAAATGAACTCCAGAGAAGTCAATAATGATACCTGGCACGATCAAGGTATTGGCTCCTCTGGCAATTATGAACCCGAGAGCAAAAATTTTGAGACAATCCAATCTGATGATAAACCACCGGAGCTGTCATCTGGTTTAAAATATATCCCTCCATTTCGAGCAAGTGGTGCTACAAGAGTTCAGAATAAGCATGCAAGGGGAAAACATGGATCGGTGCTGGAAAATAGTGATAGTTTTGTTAATCAGGATATTAGAAATAATGAGGTTTATGCGGAAGAAAGATCAGCAAGTTCTAGGTTCTCGTCAGCAACTCATAGCAATTCTTTGAGAAGTAGAACTTCTTCAGAAAGCTCCTGGGATGGATCATCAGTGAAGACTCCTAaatctacaaaagaaaaatggggaaagaaaatattttctacAGATCAATCTGCCAGCCATGGGAAAGGCAAAAATATGTCTGAGCGTATACCTAATCAGGCTGAGGATGATGACCAGGAATGGGGTACCTTGTTAAATTTGGAGAGTGAAATTGTAGAAAGGAACACAGGATCTGAGCAAGATACTTCTTTGCAGATTCCAAGGCATCATATGTCTGGCTTGGAAGTTGCTCAAACTAGTGGATCTGACTCGATGATGCCATTTGCTCCAATGCTAATAGGTAACGGGTTGAGGCAGGGAATAAATGATAATTCTGGATTGATTACTTTCTATCCTACTGGGCCACCAATCCCATTTTTAACAATGCTTCCACTGTATAATATTCCCCCCGAGACCGGAACTTCTGATGCATCAAGTGGCCATTTTGGAGGAGATGATACTTTAGATCCGAGCGAATCTGGGCAGAATTCTATTTCTGAGGAATTTGATCATTTAGAGGATTTCAACTCCTGTAGTTCTTTGAGAGGGGTGACAATCACGGGTGCTTCTGACGAGCAAAAGTCTGATATTCTTAATAGCGACTTTGCTAGCCATTGGCAAAATTTACAGGTTGGAAGATTCTGTCAAAATCCAAGGTACCATGCCCCGATGGTCTATCCTTCACCGGTGATGGTCCCTCCTGTCTATCTCCAAGGTCAGTTTCCTTGTGACAACACTGGCAGAACGCATTCAACCAACACAAACATCTTCTCTCAGCTTATGACTAGTTATGGCCACCATCTGGTTCCTATTGCACCACTTCACTCGGTTTCCAGTAGACCTCCCTATGTATACCAACGTTACATGGATGATATGCCAAGATATCGCAGTGGGACTGGAACATACCTACCTAATCCA CTTTCTGTCAGGGAGCGGCATTCATCTAGTACAAGAAGGGGAAATTATAACCATGACAGGAATGATAATTATGGTGACAGAGAAGGTAACTGGAATGCTAATTCGAAATCACGAGCTGCTACCCGCAGTCACAATCGCAGTCAACCTGATAAATCTAACACAAGAACCGGTCGATTGGCTCCTAGTGAGAGTCGTGCTGAGCGGTCATGGAATGCATATAGGCACGAGTCGATCCCTTCTTACCAGTCGCAGAATGGCCCTTCGCGCTCAAATCCTAGTCAGAATGGCCCTCAAAATTTGGCTTACAGCATGCATCCCATGTCAGCTGCAAGTCCCAATGGCGTTTCTAATGGACCTTCTGTTCCACCAATGGTGATGCTGTACCCATTTGATCATAATGCCAGCTACAGTTCTCATGTTGAACCACTTGAGTTTGGTTCTTTGGGTCCGGTAGCTTTTTCTGGTATAAACGATCCATTACAACTAAATGAGGGAAGTCGAACGGGGATGGATAATAGACTTAATGGGGGCCCTGAGCACAGGTCATCACCTGATCAACCATCTTCCCCTCATCATTACAG ATGTGAGAATTTTCTCAGAGCAATTTCCCGTGTTAACAGTGTTTGGAAGAATGAAAATTAA
- the LOC140839299 gene encoding uncharacterized protein isoform X1 translates to MGENEGWSETGGPLPNGLLPGAGPIMMPLDTERWLKAEERTAELIACIQPNQLSEERRNAVADYVQRLIMKCFPCQVCTFGSVPLKTYLPDGDIDLTAFSQDQVLKDTWANQVRDMLENEEKNENAEFHVKEVQYIQAEVKIIKCLVENIVVDISFNQVGGLCTLCFLDEVDNLINQNHLFKRSIILIKAWCYYESRILGAHHGLISTYALETLVLYIFHVFNNSFHGPLEVLYRFLEFFSNFDWDSFCVSLWGPVAISSLPDVTAESPRKDSGELLLSKLFLDACSSVYAVVPGGQENNGQPFVSKHFNVVDPLRVNNNLGRSVSKGNSFRIRSAFAFGAKRLARLIECPKENLVYEVNQFFMNTWERHGSGHRPDAPGADSWRLKLSNPDGFRESKNVLSGKRINEKSFLETEMQGNVSGVSHENLKVSTSMVPTSEFSAASHTQSLKSQFNLNSIQGIGRDPAFDQAAINIKAQKDLKGNHLINDNQGRFLFARTRSSPELTDAYGDVSSQVRCSVQAETTNSRDPSVRLDKSNRRKNLGSESLERPKSRSSNDDTLSVRHVEPQPILDTTADSNSNSHSHNQDFGLDSMSEDFSSTPTVQMMQQEEQDIVNMMASASLQGFNGQVHLPLNLTSPHVPFQIPPSFLGSMGYTQRNIPGFAPTNFPFMDPSFANVQFAHGLVSPQMTPYFPGVELTLPSEDSVEQSVENFGSVEMNSREVNNDTWHDQGIGSSGNYEPESKNFETIQSDDKPPELSSGLKYIPPFRASGATRVQNKHARGKHGSVLENSDSFVNQDIRNNEVYAEERSASSRFSSATHSNSLRSRTSSESSWDGSSVKTPKSTKEKWGKKIFSTDQSASHGKGKNMSERIPNQAEDDDQEWGTLLNLESEIVERNTGSEQDTSLQIPRHHMSGLEVAQTSGSDSMMPFAPMLIGNGLRQGINDNSGLITFYPTGPPIPFLTMLPLYNIPPETGTSDASSGHFGGDDTLDPSESGQNSISEEFDHLEDFNSCSSLRGVTITGASDEQKSDILNSDFASHWQNLQVGRFCQNPRYHAPMVYPSPVMVPPVYLQGQFPCDNTGRTHSTNTNIFSQLMTSYGHHLVPIAPLHSVSSRPPYVYQRYMDDMPRYRSGTGTYLPNPKLSVRERHSSSTRRGNYNHDRNDNYGDREGNWNANSKSRAATRSHNRSQPDKSNTRTGRLAPSESRAERSWNAYRHESIPSYQSQNGPSRSNPSQNGPQNLAYSMHPMSAASPNGVSNGPSVPPMVMLYPFDHNASYSSHVEPLEFGSLGPVAFSGINDPLQLNEGSRTGMDNRLNGGPEHRSSPDQPSSPHHYRCENFLRAISRVNSVWKNEN, encoded by the exons ATGGGAGAAAATGAGGGATGGTCTGAGACAGGTGGGCCGTTACCGAATGGCCTTTTGCCTGGTGCAGGCCCAATAATGATGCCACTCGACACTGAACGGTGGCTGAAAGCAGAGGAGAGAACTGCTGAGCTCATTGCATGCATTCAGCCCAATCAACTGTCCGAGGAGCGCCGAAATGCTGTTGCTGATTACGTGCAGCGACTCATTATGAAGTGTTTCCCTTGCCAG GTCTGTACTTTTGGCTCTGTTCCTTTGAAGACTTATCTGCCTGATGGAGACATTGATTTGACTGCTTTTAGCCAGGATCAAGTTTTAAAAGATACATGGGCCAATCAGGTGCGTGATATGTTAGAGAATGAGGAGAAAAACGAAAATGCTGAGTTTCATGTGAAGGAGGTTCAATACATCCAAGCAGAA GTGAAGATAATTAAATGTCTTGTTGAAAATATTGTGGTGGATATATCTTTTAATCAAGTTGGTGGGTTATGTACACTGTGCTTTCTCGACGAG GTTGATAACCTGATTAATCAGAATCATCTGTTCAAGCGTAGTATCATATTGATCAAGGCCTGGTGCTATTATGAAAGCCGTATATTGGGTGCTCATCATGGACTTATATCTACTTATGCCCTGGAGACCTTAGTTCTTTACATTTTTCATGTGTTCAACAATTCTTTTCATGGACCTCTTGAG GTTCTTTATcgttttctggaattcttcagCAACTTTGACTGGGACAGTTTTTGTGTTAGCTTATGGGGGCCTGTAGCAATTAGTTCACTACCTGATGTAACTG CTGAATCTCCTCGAAAGGACAGTGGAGAATTGCTACTCAGCAAGTTATTTCTTGATGCTTGTAGCTCTGTTTATGCTGTAGTCCCTGGTGGCCAGGAAAATAATGGACAACCATTTGTTTCCAAACATTTTAATGTAGTTGATCCTTTGCGCGTGAACAACAATCTTGGGCGCAGTGTTAGTAAAG GTAACTCTTTTAGGATAAGAAGTGCATTTGCCTTTGGAGCTAAAAGACTGGCTAGACTAATTGAATGCCCGAAAGAGAACTTAGTTTATGAAGTAAATCAGTTCTTTATGAATACATGGGAAAGACATGGCAGTGGTCATCGGCCTGATGCGCCGGGGGCTGATTCATGGCGCTTGAAATTATCAAATCCAGATGGCTTTCGTGAGTCTAAGAATGTATTGAGTGGGAAAAGGATTAATGAAAAGTCTTTCCTTGAGACAGAGATGCAAGGAAATGTCAGTGGTGTTTCccatgaaaatttaaaagtttcGACCTCAATGGTACCAACAAGTGAGTTTTCTGCAGCTTCTCACACACAAAGCTTAAAAAGTCAATTCAATTTGAACAGCATACAAGGTATTGGGAGAGACCCAGCTTTTGATCAGGCTGCAATTAATATTAAAGCTCAAAAAGACCTGAAAGGCAATCATTTGATTAATGACAACCAGGGGCGGTTTCTTTTTGCAAGAACACGCTCTAGTCCTGAGCTGACTGATGCATATGGTGATGTCTCGTCTCAAGTGCGGTGCAGTGTACAAGCAGAAACTACCAATTCTCGTGACCCTTCTGTTAGGCTTGATAAGAGTAATAGGAGAAAGAATCTTGGATCTGAAAGTTTGGAGAGGCCTAAAAGTCGTTCTTCGAATGATGACACTCTGTCTGTGAGGCATGTTGAACCCCAGCCAATTCTGGATACTACAGCTGACTCCAACAGCAATTCACATAGTCACAACCAAGATTTTGGTCTAGATTCGATGAGCGAGGATTTTTCATCCACCCCCACTGTCCAGATGATGCAACAGGAAGAACAAGATATAGTGAACATGATGGCATCTGCTTCGCTTCAAGGTTTCAACGGCCAAGTTCATCTTCCATTAAATTTAACATCACCTCATGTACCTTTCCAAATTCCTCCATCCTTTCTTGGCTCAATGGGATACACTCAACGAAATATACCTGGATTTGCTCCTACCAATTTTCCTTTTATGGATCCATCTTTTGCAAATGTGCAATTTGCTCATGGATTAGTTTCACCCCAAATGACCCCTTATTTTCCTGGTGTTGAACTGACTTTACCTTCTGAAGATTCCGTTGAACAAAGCGTTGAAAATTTTGGTTCGGTAGAAATGAACTCCAGAGAAGTCAATAATGATACCTGGCACGATCAAGGTATTGGCTCCTCTGGCAATTATGAACCCGAGAGCAAAAATTTTGAGACAATCCAATCTGATGATAAACCACCGGAGCTGTCATCTGGTTTAAAATATATCCCTCCATTTCGAGCAAGTGGTGCTACAAGAGTTCAGAATAAGCATGCAAGGGGAAAACATGGATCGGTGCTGGAAAATAGTGATAGTTTTGTTAATCAGGATATTAGAAATAATGAGGTTTATGCGGAAGAAAGATCAGCAAGTTCTAGGTTCTCGTCAGCAACTCATAGCAATTCTTTGAGAAGTAGAACTTCTTCAGAAAGCTCCTGGGATGGATCATCAGTGAAGACTCCTAaatctacaaaagaaaaatggggaaagaaaatattttctacAGATCAATCTGCCAGCCATGGGAAAGGCAAAAATATGTCTGAGCGTATACCTAATCAGGCTGAGGATGATGACCAGGAATGGGGTACCTTGTTAAATTTGGAGAGTGAAATTGTAGAAAGGAACACAGGATCTGAGCAAGATACTTCTTTGCAGATTCCAAGGCATCATATGTCTGGCTTGGAAGTTGCTCAAACTAGTGGATCTGACTCGATGATGCCATTTGCTCCAATGCTAATAGGTAACGGGTTGAGGCAGGGAATAAATGATAATTCTGGATTGATTACTTTCTATCCTACTGGGCCACCAATCCCATTTTTAACAATGCTTCCACTGTATAATATTCCCCCCGAGACCGGAACTTCTGATGCATCAAGTGGCCATTTTGGAGGAGATGATACTTTAGATCCGAGCGAATCTGGGCAGAATTCTATTTCTGAGGAATTTGATCATTTAGAGGATTTCAACTCCTGTAGTTCTTTGAGAGGGGTGACAATCACGGGTGCTTCTGACGAGCAAAAGTCTGATATTCTTAATAGCGACTTTGCTAGCCATTGGCAAAATTTACAGGTTGGAAGATTCTGTCAAAATCCAAGGTACCATGCCCCGATGGTCTATCCTTCACCGGTGATGGTCCCTCCTGTCTATCTCCAAGGTCAGTTTCCTTGTGACAACACTGGCAGAACGCATTCAACCAACACAAACATCTTCTCTCAGCTTATGACTAGTTATGGCCACCATCTGGTTCCTATTGCACCACTTCACTCGGTTTCCAGTAGACCTCCCTATGTATACCAACGTTACATGGATGATATGCCAAGATATCGCAGTGGGACTGGAACATACCTACCTAATCCA AAGCTTTCTGTCAGGGAGCGGCATTCATCTAGTACAAGAAGGGGAAATTATAACCATGACAGGAATGATAATTATGGTGACAGAGAAGGTAACTGGAATGCTAATTCGAAATCACGAGCTGCTACCCGCAGTCACAATCGCAGTCAACCTGATAAATCTAACACAAGAACCGGTCGATTGGCTCCTAGTGAGAGTCGTGCTGAGCGGTCATGGAATGCATATAGGCACGAGTCGATCCCTTCTTACCAGTCGCAGAATGGCCCTTCGCGCTCAAATCCTAGTCAGAATGGCCCTCAAAATTTGGCTTACAGCATGCATCCCATGTCAGCTGCAAGTCCCAATGGCGTTTCTAATGGACCTTCTGTTCCACCAATGGTGATGCTGTACCCATTTGATCATAATGCCAGCTACAGTTCTCATGTTGAACCACTTGAGTTTGGTTCTTTGGGTCCGGTAGCTTTTTCTGGTATAAACGATCCATTACAACTAAATGAGGGAAGTCGAACGGGGATGGATAATAGACTTAATGGGGGCCCTGAGCACAGGTCATCACCTGATCAACCATCTTCCCCTCATCATTACAG ATGTGAGAATTTTCTCAGAGCAATTTCCCGTGTTAACAGTGTTTGGAAGAATGAAAATTAA